A part of Arachis hypogaea cultivar Tifrunner chromosome 12, arahy.Tifrunner.gnm2.J5K5, whole genome shotgun sequence genomic DNA contains:
- the LOC112728880 gene encoding AT-hook motif nuclear-localized protein 10-like encodes MAETLSTSVFASMASLSSPKQAQELAMMSMKVETNAGATPPPPLPPPQPIAVATMATTSGSLENKKLKKKRGRPRKYDPNGIMGLTCPPNAESMAFASPQQSHFGEVANLDGVGFTPHVVNLHAGEDVAAKIMSFVEKYPGGICVLSANGAISSVTLDRSGSSGGLWTYEGRYEILRLSGSYTPIESCGMRSRNGGLSIMLVNPNGHVFGGGIAGVLTAAGPIQLVLGSFRTRVSKTPRKKRGGHEHTTSQLVVAAPIAGGSNTPIEARPISQANPN; translated from the exons ATGGCAGAAACTCTAAGCACCTCTGTTTTTGCATCAATGGCATCCCTTTCATCACCAAAACAAGCTCAAGAACTTGCTATGATGAGCATGAAAGTGGAAACCAATGCTGGAGctacaccaccaccaccactaccaccaccacaaCCAATAGCAGTAGCAACAATGGCTACAACAAGTGGGAGCTTAGAGAATaagaagctgaagaagaagagaggaaggccAAGGAAGTATGACCCAAATGGGATCATGGGGTTGACATGTCCTCCAAATGCAGAATCAATGGCATTTGCATCACCACAACAGTCTCATTTTG GTGAGGTTGCAAATTTGGATGGTGTAGGCTTTACACCACATGTGGTGAATCTTCATGCTGGAGAG GATGTTGCTGCAAAGATCATGTCATTCGTCGAAAAGTATCCAGGAGGAATTTGTGTTCTTTCTGCCAATGGAGCAATCTCTAGTGTTACCTTAGACCGTTCTGGTTCTTCTGGTGGTTTGTGGACTTATGAG GGTCGATATGAGATTTTACGTTTATCTGGATCATACACACCTATAGAGAGTTGTGGGATGAGAAGCAGGAATGGTGGACTGAGTATCATGCTAGTCAATCCTAACGGCCATGTTTTCGGCGGTGGCATTGCTGGTGTGCTAACTGCTGCTGGCCCCATTCAA CTTGTACTAGGGAGCTTCAGGACACGTGTTAGCAAAACCCCTAGAAAGAAGCGCGGCGGCCATGAACACACTACAAGTCAGCTTGTAGTGGCTGCGCCGATTGCAGGCGGTTCAAACACACCGATAGAGGCAAGGCCTATCTCACAAGCAAATCCTAATTAA